Proteins encoded together in one Neobacillus sp. FSL H8-0543 window:
- a CDS encoding carbohydrate ABC transporter permease codes for MRTTNKILKEVLLILVALFFLSPIYIIFVNSFKNRQELYENVLAWPENFGFQYYIGAMEKMNFLNALGNSLYITIISIILLVVLSSMTAWMLVRTNNKLSNVIFMIFIATMLIPFQTIMMPLMQLMGNIMDTLGIPMLNTREGLIFMNVGFNSSISVFLYHGFIKSVPVSLEEAATIDGASKFGVFWRIIFPILKPITVTVLIINIISIWNDYLLPSLTLTDKDLRTIPLSTFYFFGEFTIQWNMAMAGLLLTMIPIVIFFILAQKHIIKGIGDGAVK; via the coding sequence ATGAGAACAACTAATAAAATTCTCAAAGAAGTATTACTTATATTAGTTGCACTTTTCTTCTTATCTCCAATCTACATTATTTTTGTGAACTCATTTAAAAATCGCCAGGAACTATATGAAAATGTTCTTGCCTGGCCTGAAAATTTTGGATTTCAATACTACATTGGTGCAATGGAAAAAATGAACTTCCTTAATGCACTTGGAAACTCATTATATATAACGATTATTTCAATCATCCTTCTAGTTGTTTTATCTTCCATGACGGCTTGGATGTTAGTTAGAACGAACAATAAGTTAAGTAATGTCATTTTTATGATCTTTATTGCAACGATGTTAATCCCGTTTCAAACCATCATGATGCCTTTGATGCAGTTAATGGGGAACATTATGGATACGCTTGGCATCCCAATGTTAAATACCCGTGAAGGGCTAATCTTTATGAACGTTGGTTTCAACTCAAGTATTTCTGTTTTCTTATATCATGGTTTTATAAAATCTGTCCCTGTTTCGCTAGAAGAAGCAGCTACGATAGACGGTGCATCTAAGTTCGGTGTCTTTTGGAGAATTATTTTCCCGATTTTAAAACCAATAACGGTTACGGTTTTAATCATTAATATCATTAGCATTTGGAATGACTATCTATTACCTTCATTAACATTGACGGATAAGGACTTAAGAACGATTCCTCTATCAACCTTCTATTTCTTTGGCGAATTTACCATTCAGTGGAATATGGCAATGGCTGGTTTACTACTAACGATGATCCCAATTGTTATTTTCTTTATCCTTGCTCAAAAGCATATTATTAAAGGAATTGGGGACGGTGCAGTCAAATAG
- the pgmB gene encoding beta-phosphoglucomutase — MKQTPKAFIFDLDGVITDTAEFHYLAWKKLAEELGITIDRQFNEQLKGISRMDSLERILALNPSLKDMPQKEKEKLAYQKNDHYVELIKTIKPENVLPGIEELFTKLKENHIKIAIGSASKNAQRVLELLGLTHYIDYIVDAAKVTKGKPDPETFTTAADYLNIPYGECVGLEDAAAGIEAINQAGMFSVGIGDKVHLSAADYIVSDTTLLDLDEILKQFNLE; from the coding sequence ATGAAACAGACTCCGAAAGCCTTCATATTTGATTTAGATGGGGTTATCACAGATACGGCAGAATTTCACTATTTGGCATGGAAAAAGCTTGCAGAGGAACTCGGCATAACCATTGATAGACAGTTTAATGAGCAGCTTAAAGGGATTAGCCGGATGGATTCCTTAGAAAGGATTCTGGCATTAAACCCTTCTTTAAAAGATATGCCTCAGAAAGAAAAAGAGAAACTTGCTTATCAAAAGAATGACCATTATGTGGAGTTAATTAAGACGATAAAACCAGAAAATGTTTTACCTGGTATTGAAGAACTCTTTACTAAATTGAAAGAGAATCATATTAAAATTGCGATTGGATCTGCTAGCAAGAATGCCCAAAGGGTATTGGAACTGCTTGGTCTTACCCATTACATAGATTATATTGTTGATGCAGCGAAGGTAACGAAAGGAAAGCCAGACCCGGAAACCTTTACAACCGCAGCTGATTATCTAAACATTCCTTATGGAGAATGTGTTGGACTAGAAGATGCAGCTGCTGGAATTGAAGCGATTAATCAGGCAGGCATGTTTTCCGTTGGGATTGGCGACAAGGTACACTTGTCGGCTGCTGATTATATAGTGAGCGATACAACTCTATTAGACCTTGATGAAATATTAAAACAATTTAATTTAGAATAA
- a CDS encoding extracellular solute-binding protein, with the protein MKFKKRALVSMLMIAFMLVLTACSGGSSEKGSSKEGSKESSDKKITIFQSKVEISEQLEKLAKEYTKETGVEVEIWGTTGDDYLQQLQIKLNSKQGPSIFSLQHVKEAEKLNSYVYDMSNEEYVKNIAPNMELKYDDKIVGVPYGVEGFGLVYNKDLVKPEDLKDYQSFKSTLEKLKADGINPFGLSQEAYFLIGHISNYPFALQKDHFDFIDQLSEGKVTMADTKEFQEFGKFFEAIKANAANPLDVNYDKEIGDFASGKTAMIHQGNWAYGMLKDYDLGFEIGMLPFPLNGNDKLSVGVGNNWAINGTKDKEEVKNANDFLKWMLNSDLGKKYIVEEFGFVPAMTNIDPGELDPLSQAVFEASNSGNTIPWAQNYYPANVVTNDFTPVAQEFFISKDMTGQELIEKLDAAWQNAVK; encoded by the coding sequence ATGAAATTCAAGAAAAGAGCATTAGTCAGCATGTTAATGATTGCTTTCATGCTTGTTTTGACAGCATGTTCAGGCGGCAGCAGCGAAAAAGGATCAAGTAAAGAAGGATCAAAGGAGTCTTCGGACAAAAAAATCACCATTTTCCAAAGTAAAGTTGAGATTTCTGAACAGTTAGAAAAACTTGCTAAAGAATACACAAAAGAAACTGGCGTTGAAGTAGAAATATGGGGAACTACAGGAGATGACTATCTCCAACAGCTACAAATTAAATTGAACAGTAAACAAGGCCCATCTATTTTCAGCCTTCAACACGTTAAAGAAGCAGAAAAATTAAATTCTTATGTTTATGATATGAGTAATGAAGAATATGTAAAAAATATTGCTCCAAATATGGAATTAAAATACGATGATAAAATTGTAGGTGTTCCATATGGCGTTGAAGGTTTTGGTTTGGTATACAACAAGGATTTAGTTAAACCAGAAGACTTAAAGGATTATCAATCTTTTAAAAGTACATTAGAAAAATTAAAAGCAGATGGCATTAATCCATTTGGCCTTTCACAAGAAGCTTATTTCTTAATTGGACATATTAGCAACTACCCCTTCGCATTACAAAAAGATCATTTTGACTTCATTGACCAATTGAGTGAAGGCAAGGTAACAATGGCAGATACAAAGGAATTCCAAGAATTCGGGAAATTCTTTGAAGCGATTAAAGCTAATGCAGCAAACCCACTTGATGTAAATTACGATAAAGAAATTGGTGATTTTGCATCTGGAAAAACAGCTATGATTCACCAAGGTAACTGGGCATATGGAATGCTTAAAGATTATGATTTAGGTTTTGAAATTGGTATGCTTCCATTCCCACTTAACGGAAATGACAAATTATCAGTTGGTGTAGGTAATAACTGGGCAATCAACGGAACAAAAGATAAAGAAGAAGTTAAGAATGCGAACGACTTCTTAAAATGGATGTTAAACAGTGATCTTGGTAAAAAGTACATTGTTGAAGAATTTGGATTCGTTCCTGCTATGACAAATATTGATCCAGGTGAACTTGATCCACTATCACAAGCTGTATTTGAAGCATCAAACAGCGGTAATACCATTCCTTGGGCTCAAAACTATTACCCAGCAAACGTAGTTACAAATGATTTCACACCAGTTGCACAGGAATTCTTCATAAGTAAAGATATGACTGGTCAAGAATTAATCGAAAAACTTGATGCTGCTTGGCAAAATGCAGTGAAGTAA
- a CDS encoding glycosyl hydrolase family 65 protein, with product MTWKLTKSETDNDNLLINESLLSLGNGYLGVRGNFEEGYKEGFKSIRGTYINAFHDEVEISYGEKLFAFPEKQQKLVNVIDGQTVEIYIDDERFSLFEGEIIHFKRNLHMDAGFSERIVHWKSPKGKEVNLYFKRIVSFATKELFAIDIKIEPITLVHHVRIVSNVNGDVSNFVDKSDPRVASGHAKRLHVTEVRQEEAYSIVKDKTFATNLEVACLSFSKVIAENYQYDRKALDSSTSEVYLFEGNQTIQFTKFNIYTDTLRHGDDVAEKAVDVYQHTKEKSFANLLVEQKGYLDQFWNKSDVKIGGAEELQQSIRFSIYQLLQSAGKERVSNIAAKGLSGEGYEGHYFWDTEIYMLPVFLMTHPEIAKNLLLQRYSILDSARARAREMGHKKGALFPWRTITGPESSAFFPAGTAQYHISADIAYSYIQYYLVTKDEDFLKDYMAEVLFETARLWVDTGHMLNGQFRIDNVTGPDEYTCIVNNNYYTNAMAKHNLLWAAKMHRLLKETNNDVLTELVERLGVTEEEVDEWQAAGENMYLPYDEGQKISAQDDSFLSKARWDLENTPKEKFPLLLNYHPLTLYRYQVSKQADTVLSHFLLEDEQDLETIKNSYDYYEKVTTHDSSLSYCVFSIMASRLGYKEKAYRYFNETSRLDLDNTHGNTKDGLHLANMGGTWLAIVFGFAGLRLKESGLSLSPTLPEEWTSLQFQLQYQNRFLRANIEKDAVTYLILDGEDLTITHKGRDISLVKGKEVRV from the coding sequence ATGACGTGGAAATTAACAAAGTCCGAGACTGATAATGATAATCTGTTAATAAATGAAAGCCTTTTATCCTTAGGTAACGGCTATCTTGGAGTCCGTGGGAATTTTGAAGAAGGGTACAAGGAGGGATTTAAATCGATTCGTGGTACATACATTAATGCCTTCCACGATGAGGTTGAAATCAGTTACGGGGAAAAACTTTTTGCCTTTCCTGAGAAGCAACAAAAACTCGTAAATGTTATTGATGGACAAACGGTGGAAATTTATATTGATGATGAACGTTTTTCTTTATTTGAAGGCGAAATTATTCATTTCAAACGCAATCTGCATATGGATGCAGGATTTTCTGAGCGAATTGTTCACTGGAAATCACCAAAAGGAAAAGAGGTTAATCTTTATTTTAAAAGAATCGTTTCCTTTGCAACGAAAGAATTATTCGCGATTGATATAAAGATTGAGCCGATTACCCTTGTTCATCATGTAAGAATCGTTTCAAATGTAAATGGAGATGTATCAAATTTTGTTGATAAAAGTGATCCACGTGTTGCTTCTGGCCACGCAAAACGGCTGCATGTAACCGAAGTTCGTCAGGAAGAAGCATATAGTATTGTTAAGGATAAAACGTTTGCTACAAATTTAGAGGTTGCCTGTTTAAGTTTCTCTAAGGTTATAGCGGAGAATTATCAATATGACAGGAAAGCTTTAGACAGCAGTACTTCTGAAGTGTATCTGTTCGAAGGGAATCAAACGATTCAATTTACCAAGTTCAACATTTACACTGACACACTCCGACATGGGGACGATGTAGCTGAAAAGGCAGTGGATGTATATCAGCACACGAAGGAGAAGTCTTTTGCTAATCTTTTAGTTGAACAGAAAGGTTACCTGGATCAATTCTGGAATAAATCTGATGTAAAAATCGGTGGGGCTGAGGAGCTTCAACAATCCATCCGCTTCAGCATTTATCAACTTTTGCAATCAGCAGGTAAAGAACGAGTGAGTAACATAGCTGCGAAAGGGTTATCAGGAGAAGGATATGAGGGCCATTATTTCTGGGATACAGAAATTTATATGTTACCAGTATTCTTAATGACTCATCCGGAAATTGCTAAAAATCTATTATTGCAGCGATACTCTATTTTAGACAGCGCTCGTGCTCGTGCGAGGGAAATGGGACATAAAAAGGGGGCTCTATTCCCTTGGCGAACAATAACAGGACCGGAAAGCTCTGCATTCTTCCCTGCAGGCACAGCCCAATATCATATTAGTGCTGATATTGCCTATAGTTATATTCAATATTATTTAGTAACAAAGGATGAAGATTTCCTAAAGGATTATATGGCCGAAGTACTTTTCGAAACAGCTCGCCTCTGGGTCGATACGGGTCATATGCTAAACGGTCAATTTAGAATTGATAACGTAACGGGTCCAGACGAATATACGTGCATTGTAAACAATAACTATTATACAAATGCGATGGCCAAACATAATTTGCTTTGGGCTGCAAAGATGCATCGTTTATTAAAAGAAACCAATAATGATGTGTTAACAGAGTTGGTCGAAAGGCTTGGAGTAACTGAAGAAGAAGTGGATGAATGGCAAGCTGCTGGGGAAAATATGTACCTTCCATATGATGAAGGACAAAAGATTTCTGCACAGGATGACAGCTTTTTATCGAAGGCGCGTTGGGATCTTGAAAATACGCCTAAAGAGAAATTCCCGCTATTGCTGAACTATCATCCATTAACCCTGTACCGTTATCAGGTTAGTAAGCAAGCCGATACTGTACTTTCTCATTTTCTGTTAGAAGATGAGCAGGACCTTGAAACCATTAAGAATTCTTATGATTACTACGAAAAAGTAACGACTCATGATTCTTCTCTATCGTATTGTGTCTTCAGTATTATGGCATCGAGGCTAGGCTATAAAGAGAAGGCTTATCGTTATTTTAATGAAACTTCCCGCTTGGATTTAGATAATACTCATGGAAACACAAAAGATGGTCTTCACCTGGCAAATATGGGCGGAACGTGGTTGGCAATCGTATTCGGGTTTGCCGGTTTGAGATTGAAGGAAAGCGGTTTGTCACTTTCTCCCACTCTTCCGGAAGAATGGACTTCGCTCCAGTTCCAACTCCAGTACCAGAATAGATTCCTTCGTGCAAACATCGAAAAGGATGCAGTTACTTATCTGATTTTAGATGGGGAAGATCTGACAATTACCCACAAGGGCAGGGATATCTCTCTTGTAAAGGGGAAAGAGGTTAGGGTTTAA
- a CDS encoding DUF624 domain-containing protein translates to MRDISGLMGGIHLIAEWFMRFTIVNILWFIINLPITIIVLSSLFNDSRSAMIMHMVPALLLFPILLFPSTVALFGVTRDWLLEKDQTSLIKTYFSYFKDSYKTALLSGAGWGIIWLIWIMDLYFFSKENDLLTIIFMIIGLLLFVMNMNFFSLTAHYRMCLRDLFKNSFFLTFGRPLLSFIILILNILIIYISTKVWFLLPFFSGTISVFLSFYAFYKFTLKVEKKSAVQNM, encoded by the coding sequence ATGCGGGATATTTCAGGATTAATGGGAGGTATCCATCTGATAGCAGAATGGTTTATGCGCTTCACCATAGTAAATATCTTATGGTTTATAATAAATCTCCCTATAACAATTATCGTTCTAAGTTCTCTTTTTAATGATTCAAGAAGTGCAATGATTATGCATATGGTGCCTGCTTTACTATTATTCCCTATCCTTCTTTTTCCTAGTACGGTAGCTTTGTTTGGAGTAACTCGCGATTGGTTATTGGAAAAAGATCAAACGTCACTTATCAAGACTTATTTTTCCTATTTTAAAGATAGCTACAAGACAGCACTACTATCAGGTGCGGGGTGGGGAATCATTTGGCTTATTTGGATAATGGACCTGTATTTTTTTAGTAAAGAAAATGACCTTTTAACGATCATATTCATGATTATTGGACTCCTTCTGTTCGTTATGAACATGAACTTCTTCTCCTTAACTGCACATTATCGTATGTGCTTGAGAGATTTGTTTAAGAATTCATTTTTTCTTACATTCGGAAGGCCGTTATTGTCCTTTATCATCCTAATTTTGAATATCTTAATCATCTATATAAGTACAAAGGTTTGGTTTTTGTTACCTTTTTTCTCAGGCACAATCAGTGTGTTTTTATCTTTCTATGCGTTCTATAAATTTACGTTGAAAGTAGAAAAGAAATCAGCAGTACAAAATATGTAG
- a CDS encoding sugar ABC transporter permease, with product MTKRKNWGWYALFTAPLVIIFSVVVIIPFLIGIYYSFFDWDGIAANPMVFVGLENFAKLFDDERFLNSAWLTIKFTVLAVISVNIVGLGFALLVTSNLRTANTARTMVFMPYLIGGLMLGYIWQFVFSDVFTLIGEITGLDSIFLNWLLDPNYSLYALVVVFTWQMAGYIMIIYIAGIQAIPGELLEASKIDGANNWQKLRKIIFPLLMPSFTISLFLTLSSAFKIYDTNLSLTGGGPANSTEMFAMNIYNEIFGYSNYGLGQAKAIVFFLIVAVIALTQVYLTKKREVEM from the coding sequence GTGACAAAAAGAAAGAATTGGGGTTGGTATGCATTATTTACAGCTCCGCTTGTGATAATCTTTTCGGTTGTCGTGATCATTCCATTTCTAATCGGAATCTACTATTCCTTTTTTGATTGGGATGGGATTGCAGCGAACCCAATGGTTTTTGTTGGATTAGAGAACTTTGCCAAATTATTTGATGATGAACGCTTTCTAAATTCCGCATGGCTGACGATTAAATTTACCGTCTTGGCAGTTATTTCTGTTAATATTGTGGGACTGGGATTTGCACTTCTAGTTACATCCAACCTCAGAACAGCTAATACAGCACGTACGATGGTATTTATGCCTTATTTAATTGGTGGTCTAATGTTAGGTTATATTTGGCAATTTGTATTCTCTGATGTTTTTACCCTAATTGGGGAGATAACAGGATTGGACAGCATCTTTTTAAATTGGCTATTAGATCCTAACTATTCCTTGTATGCTTTAGTTGTTGTATTTACTTGGCAAATGGCCGGTTACATTATGATAATTTACATAGCAGGTATTCAAGCGATTCCTGGTGAATTATTGGAAGCATCTAAGATTGATGGAGCAAATAATTGGCAAAAGTTAAGAAAAATTATTTTCCCTCTCTTAATGCCATCCTTTACAATCAGTCTATTTTTAACCCTTTCTTCAGCATTTAAAATTTACGATACGAACCTATCATTAACGGGTGGTGGCCCTGCTAATTCCACAGAAATGTTTGCAATGAATATTTATAATGAGATTTTTGGGTATTCGAATTATGGACTTGGTCAGGCTAAAGCGATTGTCTTTTTCTTAATTGTTGCAGTGATTGCGTTGACACAAGTGTACCTAACGAAAAAGCGAGAGGTGGAAATGTGA
- a CDS encoding glycosyl hydrolase family 65 protein, whose translation MMDFSLGNGEYKNWIIADVDFSSDLLGKSEAIMYLGNGYMGLRSATEEPYIKETRNLFVNGTFNKAEKNEVTELPNLADFTRIDIRIDGERFSLEFGKTKGYIKQLNLKTAELTRSFNWTSPRGKELRFHFKRFISLDNLHLVGMKMEIESLTHPVEISFDSGINAQLSNSGSQHFLEGERRIFEKKYIQLIQTTNESNIDIVMNTIHKITINDDESAVTPEMNMGRRKVWLTYQMVLQPNDTLKMEKLTTVHTSRDKVWCKENYSLQRLRDISLLDLQNSFKQGYDNLFQTHRNSWENKVWKTYNFEIESDNPFDLLSLRFSLYHLTIMTPAHDDRMGIGAKALSGEGYKGHSFWDTEIFILPFFIYSNPEVAKSLLTYRYHGLSGARQKAKDNGYEGAMYPWEAAWPTDGEVTPIWGDVDIVTGKQQKIWSGFIEQHITSDIAFAVYQYYNVTGDEEFMDQYGYEMILDTARFWATRIEWNEETGQYHINKVVGPDEYKEHVDDNAFTNYMAFFNMKLAMKYYEKLRRENPKLLGELDDKLGVHESYQLWQSRADKLYLPNPREEDFVIPQDKTYLQLKEIDLEKYKKQTKIRSIYRDYNADQINEIQVSKQADILILLYLLEQTFEHKRFSEAVKRANFHYYEPRTLHDSSLSLATHAILANDIGEYDLAYSLFQKLSAIDLGPMMNTSDDGVHAASIGGIWKSVVFGFAGIRLVDGKLTINPRLPKNWHRLKFTLNWQGQPITLSVTDNVLSVKAENKERIEFRVNEQLYDCDNSIEIPIGQAN comes from the coding sequence ATGATGGATTTTTCATTAGGAAATGGAGAATACAAGAATTGGATAATAGCAGATGTAGATTTTTCTTCAGATTTACTAGGTAAAAGCGAAGCAATCATGTACTTGGGAAATGGGTATATGGGATTACGGTCAGCTACAGAAGAACCATACATAAAAGAAACGAGAAATCTGTTTGTAAATGGGACTTTTAATAAAGCTGAGAAAAATGAAGTAACAGAATTGCCAAACTTGGCGGACTTTACCAGAATAGATATCCGGATAGATGGAGAAAGATTCAGTTTAGAATTCGGTAAAACCAAGGGTTACATCAAACAATTAAATTTAAAAACTGCCGAATTAACAAGATCTTTTAACTGGACCTCTCCTCGCGGAAAAGAATTGCGTTTCCATTTTAAACGATTTATTTCATTAGATAATTTGCATTTAGTAGGAATGAAAATGGAAATTGAAAGCTTGACACATCCTGTTGAAATCTCCTTCGATTCGGGTATTAATGCGCAACTATCCAACTCTGGTTCACAGCATTTCCTTGAAGGAGAGAGAAGGATTTTTGAAAAGAAATATATTCAACTAATTCAAACAACCAATGAATCGAACATTGACATCGTTATGAACACAATACACAAGATTACGATTAACGATGATGAATCGGCAGTAACTCCCGAAATGAACATGGGTCGCCGCAAAGTATGGCTGACCTATCAAATGGTACTTCAGCCAAACGATACGTTGAAAATGGAAAAATTAACGACGGTTCATACTAGCCGGGATAAAGTATGGTGTAAGGAGAATTATAGTCTTCAACGCCTCCGAGACATTTCGTTGCTAGATTTGCAGAATAGTTTTAAACAAGGCTATGATAATCTTTTTCAAACTCATAGAAACTCTTGGGAGAACAAAGTTTGGAAGACTTATAATTTCGAAATTGAGAGTGACAATCCCTTTGATTTGCTCTCATTACGCTTTTCTCTATACCACTTAACCATTATGACACCGGCACACGACGACCGGATGGGAATTGGTGCAAAGGCGTTAAGTGGAGAGGGCTATAAAGGACACTCATTCTGGGATACAGAAATTTTTATTCTACCATTCTTTATTTATTCTAATCCGGAAGTAGCAAAATCACTCTTAACCTACCGATATCATGGATTATCAGGCGCACGTCAAAAGGCAAAAGACAATGGCTATGAAGGCGCTATGTATCCTTGGGAAGCTGCTTGGCCGACAGATGGCGAGGTTACGCCAATCTGGGGGGACGTTGATATTGTTACTGGAAAACAACAGAAAATTTGGTCCGGATTTATTGAGCAGCATATTACATCTGATATAGCTTTTGCCGTTTATCAGTACTATAACGTAACGGGTGACGAAGAATTCATGGACCAATACGGGTATGAAATGATCCTAGATACAGCCAGATTCTGGGCAACCCGGATAGAGTGGAACGAGGAGACGGGGCAATATCATATCAATAAAGTTGTCGGTCCTGATGAATATAAGGAACATGTGGATGATAATGCATTTACCAATTATATGGCCTTCTTCAATATGAAGTTGGCGATGAAATACTACGAAAAATTAAGAAGAGAAAATCCAAAGCTATTAGGAGAGCTAGATGATAAATTGGGCGTTCACGAATCTTATCAACTCTGGCAGTCAAGAGCTGATAAACTTTATCTCCCAAATCCTCGGGAAGAAGATTTTGTCATACCGCAAGACAAAACGTATCTTCAGCTGAAGGAAATTGATTTAGAAAAATACAAAAAGCAGACAAAGATTAGAAGTATTTATCGAGATTATAATGCGGACCAAATAAACGAAATACAAGTTTCAAAACAGGCGGACATTTTAATCTTACTTTATTTGTTAGAACAAACATTTGAACATAAACGCTTCTCGGAAGCAGTGAAACGAGCCAACTTTCACTACTATGAACCTAGAACCTTGCATGATTCTAGCTTAAGTTTAGCTACACATGCCATTTTGGCTAATGATATTGGTGAATACGACTTGGCCTATTCATTGTTCCAAAAGTTAAGTGCAATTGATTTAGGACCAATGATGAATACGTCTGATGATGGGGTTCATGCGGCATCAATCGGCGGGATATGGAAATCAGTTGTTTTTGGGTTTGCCGGAATAAGGCTTGTTGATGGAAAACTCACCATTAACCCAAGGCTCCCTAAGAACTGGCATAGGTTGAAGTTTACTCTTAATTGGCAAGGACAGCCTATTACACTATCAGTTACTGATAATGTACTTTCTGTCAAAGCGGAAAACAAGGAAAGAATAGAGTTCAGAGTTAATGAGCAATTATATGATTGCGATAATTCTATAGAAATCCCTATTGGTCAAGCAAATTGA
- a CDS encoding LacI family DNA-binding transcriptional regulator, translated as MATIKDVAKKAGVSIAVVSKAFNNYPDVSVKTRQRIFEIAKELEYSPNLVAKNLSSKKQRTIGLISSGVFNQNEKDTNAFDIFKGVYQAVEENDHELSVYLIDSLKQRQKSYAQFCSERNIGGAVLQGIRTDDPYFKELINTNIPVVYIDILKEDSNKLIGSVSINNAKASKEVACYLLERNHRKIVIMAGTEETYVNMDRMNGVKEAYKKYDLKIHKEDILHADFSEDKAYALAKNYLQEKCPTAFLCFSDLMAYGVMRAVKEAGLRIPEDVSITGFDNLVFSSYTEPKLTTIHQDFVEIGRQSALLLKNLMENKQDTRHVFVPYQLVERGTVGEARGLD; from the coding sequence ATGGCTACAATAAAAGATGTTGCCAAAAAAGCAGGTGTTTCGATTGCTGTCGTTTCAAAAGCATTCAATAATTACCCGGATGTTAGTGTGAAAACTCGACAACGAATTTTTGAAATAGCGAAGGAACTAGAATACTCGCCTAATTTGGTGGCTAAAAATCTATCATCAAAGAAACAGAGAACGATTGGATTAATCTCGTCCGGAGTTTTTAATCAAAATGAAAAGGACACCAATGCATTCGATATTTTCAAGGGTGTCTATCAGGCAGTAGAAGAAAATGACCATGAATTATCTGTGTATTTAATAGATTCACTAAAACAACGGCAAAAAAGCTATGCTCAATTTTGTAGTGAACGAAACATTGGCGGCGCTGTTTTACAAGGAATTCGAACAGACGATCCTTATTTTAAAGAATTAATCAATACGAATATTCCTGTCGTCTATATAGACATTTTAAAAGAGGATTCAAATAAATTAATTGGTAGTGTTTCAATTAATAATGCAAAGGCAAGTAAAGAGGTTGCTTGTTATTTATTGGAACGCAATCATCGTAAAATTGTAATAATGGCGGGAACAGAAGAGACCTATGTAAACATGGACCGGATGAATGGTGTCAAGGAGGCATATAAAAAATATGACCTGAAGATTCATAAGGAAGATATTCTTCATGCCGATTTCTCTGAGGATAAAGCCTATGCTTTAGCTAAAAATTATTTGCAAGAGAAATGTCCGACGGCGTTTCTTTGCTTTAGTGACCTAATGGCATATGGCGTGATGCGGGCAGTAAAAGAAGCAGGTTTAAGAATTCCTGAGGATGTTTCAATTACTGGATTTGATAATTTGGTTTTCAGCAGTTATACGGAACCAAAACTTACTACCATTCACCAGGATTTTGTGGAAATTGGAAGACAATCCGCTCTTCTATTGAAGAATCTGATGGAGAATAAGCAGGATACAAGACATGTATTTGTTCCCTATCAGTTAGTTGAACGCGGGACGGTTGGGGAAGCACGAGGCTTAGATTAA